ATGTCTAAAAACAATATTTTGGTCATTAGTGAGTGTAAGTACAGTAATATCGGCATGTCGAGGCTGCTGAAGGAACATTATGGTGCTTACAATATTCGGCTATTTTCCGATTTTAAGCAGGGGGGGGCAAAAGCGGAAAGAATCATCAAGCACGATATTGCCCTGATCTTCACTTCACATAATCTGGAACAAAGCGTCAACGTAATTGAAAGTCTAGTGCTCTTGCATCAACAATACAGCGCTAAGACGCGTATTCTGGTGTTTTATGATGATGAGCGTGTAGTAAAACTATTGTCGATAATGGGTATTTCTGTTGAGTTGGTATCAAGCCGTATCTCACTTTATTCGCTGCAAGAAAAAATACAGCGACTACTGGAAAGCTATGAACCTGGTGGGATCAAAGTGCAAAAAACTCGTGAACTAAGCCCGGCAGAGAGCGACGTTCTCTTTAACTTGCTGCGTGGTGATAGCCTACTGCACATCGCGGAAAAACGTGGCACACACCCCAAAACTATCTTCTCGCAGAAATACAGCGCGATGAGAAAGCTGCGGCTTAACAGCATGAGCACCATTTTTGTCGCTGGTAAGCAACCGCTACGCAGTATATAGCTAATGCAATGGCCTACAACACAAGGGCGCAGTCTAGTGAACTGCGCCCCCGACAGACGCGAAGTGTAGAGGATCAGTGATCCCTTACAGGGGAAGGATAAAAACTAAACGCTAAAGCTTAAAGGCGTTGTCAACACGCAACCCACTTTTCGTAGTAGTTGTTGTTGTAAGAGCAGGTTGTCGCCTTGGTCATACAGCGGAGCCAGCAGATCAAACTGCGATTTTTTCAGCGTGAAGTGTTTATCCGAACACGGGCGGTGACGCAGCAACCCAGCCACTGTTACAACTGACCACCGGCGATAGCGCTGGCTCAGCGTGTCACTGCACCTTCGGCAAAGATTTAATAAATTAAAATGATCGACCAATGAAAATTAATTTAATTTACAAATAATTAATAAGATAATTATAACGATTACTGCTCAACAGCAAGCGGATTGTACGTTGCAGATGGTTACCGCCCATCTTTCGCCATAGCGCTAAAGAAGCAGAAGAAGGGAAAGCAAGCCAAAAACCGCCCGGAATGAAGTGAACCCCGAAAGTTGGACATCCAACGATTAAGGGTTTTGCGTTTCAATGGGCAGAAAAAATACTCTTTTGAATGCAAGCAGCAAGTTGTTCATCACTACCTGAACAGCGATGACGGTGCGAAAAAACAGCCTGGTTGTTTGGCGTCAACCACGGTGCAGTCCGGCGCTGGACTGAACACTGGAAAGTGAATGGCGTGAACGACTTTACCATTCCAACCAGAGCTTACTCTACCGAGTTTAAAGAGTCCGTTGTTCGCTGGATGCAGGAACACAACCCGTCATCCCGGAAAGCTGCTACGAAGTTTTGTATCGCTGTAGCCTGTACCGTCAGCAAATGGGAGCGTCT
The sequence above is drawn from the Serratia symbiotica genome and encodes:
- a CDS encoding helix-turn-helix transcriptional regulator encodes the protein MSKNNILVISECKYSNIGMSRLLKEHYGAYNIRLFSDFKQGGAKAERIIKHDIALIFTSHNLEQSVNVIESLVLLHQQYSAKTRILVFYDDERVVKLLSIMGISVELVSSRISLYSLQEKIQRLLESYEPGGIKVQKTRELSPAESDVLFNLLRGDSLLHIAEKRGTHPKTIFSQKYSAMRKLRLNSMSTIFVAGKQPLRSI